The following proteins come from a genomic window of Flavobacterium crocinum:
- a CDS encoding acyl-CoA thioesterase, translating into MKNHQTQVRVRYSETDQMGVVYHGNYVPYFEIGRVEWLRNKGVSYKSMEESGIGLPIVNMNINYKKSARYDELLTIHTTFKSHSSVKIEFDCAIYNESNELLTTATFILVFVALKTGRPTAPPEYILDIFKSLEEKC; encoded by the coding sequence ATGAAAAATCATCAAACTCAAGTAAGAGTTCGTTACTCAGAAACCGACCAAATGGGAGTCGTTTATCACGGAAATTATGTGCCTTATTTTGAAATTGGACGCGTGGAATGGCTTAGAAATAAAGGGGTTTCGTATAAAAGCATGGAAGAAAGCGGAATTGGTCTTCCAATTGTCAACATGAATATCAATTACAAAAAATCGGCAAGATATGATGAACTTTTAACAATTCATACCACTTTCAAAAGTCACTCTTCGGTTAAGATTGAATTTGACTGCGCAATCTATAATGAGTCAAATGAGTTATTAACAACTGCCACGTTTATTTTGGTATTTGTCGCGTTAAAAACAGGTCGTCCAACTGCCCCTCCGGAATACATTTTAGACATATTCAAATCACTTGAAGAAAAGTGTTAA
- a CDS encoding IMPACT family protein — protein MEINDTYQTIATASQEILFKEKGSKFFGYAFPIDHEDEVKPIIEDLKKQHPHAVHYCYAYQLGVGNKISYRANDDGEPSNTAGAPIYGQIQSFGVTNVLVVVVRIFGGVKLGVGGLIAAYRTTAQQTLEVCEIVEKTIDVEFLISFDYKNMNKVMRVIKEKKLEITSQEMEIDENSGLPIGKIVTKTRKKNAEAVFSIFDLMFEIDIKII, from the coding sequence TTGGAAATCAACGATACTTATCAAACTATTGCAACTGCATCTCAAGAAATACTGTTCAAGGAAAAAGGCAGTAAATTCTTTGGCTACGCATTTCCGATAGATCATGAAGATGAAGTAAAACCCATTATTGAAGACCTCAAAAAACAACATCCGCATGCTGTACATTATTGTTATGCTTATCAATTAGGAGTTGGAAATAAAATCTCTTATCGCGCTAATGATGATGGAGAACCTAGTAATACAGCCGGAGCTCCAATTTACGGTCAGATACAATCTTTTGGTGTAACTAACGTTTTGGTTGTAGTAGTTCGGATTTTTGGAGGTGTAAAATTAGGAGTTGGTGGTTTGATTGCAGCTTACAGAACTACAGCACAACAGACATTAGAAGTTTGTGAAATTGTAGAAAAAACTATTGATGTCGAATTTTTAATTTCTTTTGATTACAAAAACATGAATAAAGTAATGCGGGTTATCAAAGAAAAAAAATTAGAAATAACATCACAGGAAATGGAAATAGATGAAAATTCAGGACTGCCAATTGGCAAAATTGTGACCAAAACACGAAAAAAAAATGCCGAAGCAGTGTTCAGCATTTTTGATTTAATGTTCGAAATTGATATTAAAATTATATAA
- the ribD gene encoding bifunctional diaminohydroxyphosphoribosylaminopyrimidine deaminase/5-amino-6-(5-phosphoribosylamino)uracil reductase RibD yields the protein MNIHEKYIKRCIELAQNGLGTTYPNPMVGSVIVYEGKIIGEGWHKKAGEPHAEVNAVKSVKDKSLLKKATIYVSLEPCSHFGKTPPCCDLIIANEIPNVVVGTVDPNEKVAGKGILKLIEAGANVTVGVLEDECNELNKRFFTFHQKKRPYIILKWAESQDGFLAPEKVSDQERKPIWITNQYSRQLVHKWRTEEQAILVGTQTVVDDNPKLNARDWSGNNPARVIVDRHNRINPDSFVFDNSVKTIVFVSENIKSSTENTQFEIIDFNKNIMPQILEVLYQNQIQSIIIEGGRQTLQSFIDENLWDEARVFRGKSIFKNGTKAPIISKKEIIKTNILSDELTQIRNHD from the coding sequence GTGAATATACATGAAAAATACATAAAACGCTGTATAGAACTGGCACAAAATGGGCTTGGAACAACATATCCGAACCCAATGGTTGGAAGCGTAATCGTCTACGAAGGTAAAATCATTGGTGAAGGCTGGCACAAAAAAGCCGGTGAACCACATGCGGAAGTAAATGCCGTGAAATCTGTAAAAGATAAATCTCTTTTAAAAAAAGCTACAATTTATGTAAGCTTAGAACCTTGCAGTCATTTTGGAAAAACACCTCCTTGTTGTGATTTGATTATTGCAAATGAAATTCCGAATGTTGTTGTTGGAACAGTTGATCCAAATGAAAAAGTAGCAGGAAAAGGAATTCTAAAATTAATCGAAGCTGGCGCAAATGTCACAGTTGGAGTTTTAGAAGATGAATGCAACGAACTCAATAAGCGCTTTTTTACTTTTCATCAGAAGAAAAGACCTTATATCATTTTGAAATGGGCAGAAAGTCAGGACGGATTTTTAGCTCCTGAAAAAGTTTCAGATCAGGAACGAAAACCAATTTGGATTACAAATCAATATTCAAGACAATTGGTTCATAAATGGAGAACTGAAGAGCAGGCCATTTTAGTAGGAACACAAACTGTTGTCGATGATAATCCGAAATTAAATGCAAGAGATTGGAGCGGGAATAATCCTGCAAGAGTGATTGTAGATCGTCATAACCGAATTAATCCAGACAGTTTTGTTTTTGATAATTCTGTTAAAACCATTGTTTTTGTTAGTGAGAATATAAAATCATCAACTGAAAACACTCAGTTTGAAATAATCGATTTTAACAAAAATATCATGCCACAGATTTTGGAAGTTTTGTATCAAAATCAAATTCAGTCTATAATAATTGAAGGCGGAAGACAGACTTTACAATCTTTTATTGATGAAAATCTTTGGGATGAAGCTCGTGTTTTCAGAGGAAAATCAATTTTCAAGAATGGAACAAAAGCACCAATTATTTCAAAAAAAGAAATTATAAAAACCAATATTTTAAGTGACGAATTAACACAGATTAGAAATCATGATTGA
- a CDS encoding HAD family hydrolase yields the protein MIDAIIFDFGDIFINLDKQATISGLQKLGMTEWNADFDQLNFSFEVGGISPEDFIGGFQTQLPNASKEEILKAWNAVLADFPFYRLEFLQELSKKYRLFLLSNTDSIHINTFEQKSGISFYKDFYACFEKVYFSFEMGLRKPDPKIYQTLLDNHNLIPENTLFVDDKKENTDSAAALGIKVWNLQVGKEDVVDLFSKGLL from the coding sequence ATGATTGACGCTATAATTTTTGACTTTGGTGACATTTTTATCAATTTGGACAAACAAGCTACTATTTCCGGTCTGCAAAAATTAGGAATGACAGAATGGAATGCAGACTTTGACCAACTCAATTTTTCGTTTGAAGTCGGAGGCATTTCGCCGGAAGATTTTATTGGCGGTTTTCAGACACAACTGCCTAATGCTTCCAAAGAAGAAATCCTTAAAGCATGGAATGCTGTATTGGCAGATTTTCCTTTTTACCGTTTGGAGTTTCTTCAGGAATTATCAAAAAAATATCGTCTGTTCTTATTAAGTAATACCGACTCTATTCACATCAATACTTTTGAACAGAAAAGCGGTATTTCTTTCTATAAAGATTTTTATGCTTGTTTTGAGAAAGTATATTTTTCATTTGAAATGGGATTAAGAAAACCTGATCCAAAAATTTATCAAACTCTTTTAGACAATCATAATCTAATTCCGGAAAACACTTTGTTTGTCGACGATAAAAAAGAAAATACAGACAGCGCTGCTGCTTTAGGAATCAAAGTTTGGAATCTACAAGTTGGGAAAGAAGATGTTGTAGATTTATTTAGCAAAGGATTATTATAA